A genomic window from Thiomonas arsenitoxydans includes:
- a CDS encoding ABC transporter ATP-binding protein translates to MSGALLQLKDVGIRFGGLQAVADLSFTVENRQVMGLIGPNGAGKTTAFNLITGVYKPSSGKIFLEGHDITGWAPHRIARGGIFRTFQTIRLFYGQSVLANVLAGLHLQTHQAWWQGLLSTPAQRREEKDLRSRSMTLLERLDLAHLAQEDVASLPYGVQRRVELARALIARPRLLILDEPAAGLNDQESSALNQTILSMRDEGISILLVEHDMNVVMNVTDRIVCINFGRKIAEGTPEEIRTNPDVIEAYLGNDEGDEVEEAQGYSTGAAP, encoded by the coding sequence ATGAGTGGGGCGCTGCTGCAACTCAAGGATGTGGGTATCCGCTTCGGGGGCCTGCAGGCGGTCGCTGATCTGAGCTTTACGGTGGAAAACAGACAGGTCATGGGCTTGATCGGCCCCAATGGTGCGGGCAAAACTACGGCCTTTAACCTGATCACCGGGGTATACAAGCCAAGCTCTGGGAAGATTTTTCTGGAGGGCCATGACATTACCGGATGGGCACCTCACCGGATTGCGCGTGGGGGAATCTTTCGCACATTCCAGACAATTCGCTTGTTTTATGGGCAGAGTGTGCTGGCGAATGTTTTGGCGGGGCTGCATTTGCAGACGCACCAGGCTTGGTGGCAGGGGCTGCTTTCTACGCCTGCACAGCGCAGGGAAGAGAAGGATCTTCGCAGTCGCAGCATGACGCTGCTCGAGCGTCTGGATTTGGCGCATCTGGCGCAGGAGGACGTCGCCTCCCTGCCTTACGGCGTGCAGCGCCGCGTCGAATTGGCACGGGCCCTGATTGCACGTCCGAGACTACTGATTCTGGACGAGCCGGCCGCCGGCCTGAACGATCAGGAGTCGTCGGCGCTCAATCAGACCATTTTGTCGATGCGCGATGAGGGCATCTCCATCCTGTTGGTGGAGCATGACATGAATGTGGTCATGAACGTCACCGATCGCATCGTCTGCATCAATTTTGGACGCAAGATTGCCGAAGGTACGCCAGAAGAAATTAGGACCAATCCAGATGTGATCGAAGCCTACCTTGGCAACGACGAGGGTGACGAAGTGGAAGAGGCGCAAGGGTACTCCACAGGAGCGGCGCCGTGA
- a CDS encoding branched-chain amino acid ABC transporter permease, translating into MKSPGELLGNGWLGAALWAIGLAIPLVLDQTWVFIAALFAVYAIVALSQDIVLGRAGMFDMGHAVYFGVGAYVTSILNTHFNWPIFATWPVAILVAGLVGAVLAAPIVKLRGDYLLVATIGFNAIFVLALRNNLGHLTGGSDGIFGIGVPSLFGFSLSSQNAQFWLDWLAFAVILLLIRNLDRSHLGRVFYYLKHDQLAATTMGVDARAYRVLAFALGAALAGFAGTLFATLMAAVSPGAFVFTESVTLFAIVLVGGQGSIPGVLLGTVLMFVVPQIFRSFAEYRYFIFGIAMVVVMVLRPQGIWPRRGQK; encoded by the coding sequence ATGAAGTCGCCAGGAGAGTTGTTGGGTAACGGCTGGCTAGGGGCGGCATTGTGGGCTATTGGGCTGGCAATTCCTTTGGTGCTTGATCAGACTTGGGTATTTATTGCCGCTCTTTTTGCGGTGTATGCCATTGTTGCACTCAGTCAGGATATTGTATTGGGGCGAGCTGGCATGTTTGATATGGGGCACGCGGTGTATTTTGGTGTCGGAGCGTATGTCACATCGATATTGAACACACACTTTAACTGGCCGATTTTTGCAACGTGGCCTGTTGCCATTCTGGTTGCGGGGCTGGTTGGAGCGGTGCTGGCAGCACCTATTGTGAAATTGCGTGGGGATTATCTCCTGGTGGCGACTATCGGCTTCAACGCAATTTTTGTTCTTGCGCTGAGGAACAATCTCGGGCATTTGACAGGTGGGTCCGACGGGATTTTTGGAATCGGCGTACCGAGCCTTTTCGGCTTTTCGCTTTCTAGCCAGAATGCGCAATTCTGGCTGGATTGGCTGGCATTTGCGGTGATTCTGCTTTTGATTCGCAATCTGGATCGGTCTCATCTGGGGCGAGTGTTTTATTACCTAAAGCATGATCAACTCGCCGCAACCACCATGGGCGTGGATGCCAGGGCGTATCGGGTGCTGGCATTTGCATTGGGTGCGGCACTGGCGGGCTTTGCGGGTACTTTGTTCGCTACTCTGATGGCTGCTGTCAGTCCGGGTGCGTTTGTTTTTACCGAGTCAGTCACTCTGTTTGCGATTGTGTTGGTTGGAGGGCAGGGTTCGATTCCTGGGGTGCTGCTGGGTACGGTTTTGATGTTTGTGGTGCCACAGATATTCCGGAGTTTTGCTGAATATCGGTACTTCATATTCGGCATCGCCATGGTGGTCGTGATGGTGCTGCGCCCCCAAGGCATCTGGCCTCGGCGGGGGCAGAAATGA
- a CDS encoding branched-chain amino acid ABC transporter permease, with amino-acid sequence MFGTLLQQIVNGLTVGGIYALIALGYTMVYGILKLINFAHGDLCIFGAYIGLVALGMGAGTGQSHLFLLAGAFILAAVVVGVAGLVLEFTAYRPLRKADRLSAVVSALGASLFIENGIMIIWGPQLRVFPSNLLPAMHWEFAGARIDLIQVLIMLGSALLMALLYWFVHHTRFGTAMRASASDQDAARLMGINVNRVIASVFVIGPAIGAIGGLFIGLYYRQVYFTMGWNYGLSAFIAAIIGGIGNIPGAMLGGVLLGLFNALAAGFISSSWQEAITFALLIGILLVRPTGLLGERVAEKV; translated from the coding sequence ATGTTTGGAACATTGCTTCAGCAAATCGTCAATGGTTTGACGGTGGGAGGCATCTACGCTTTGATTGCTTTGGGATATACCATGGTTTATGGCATTCTCAAGTTGATCAACTTTGCCCATGGGGATCTCTGCATTTTCGGCGCTTATATTGGTCTTGTTGCGCTGGGTATGGGTGCGGGAACAGGACAAAGCCATTTATTTTTGCTCGCTGGGGCATTTATTCTGGCTGCGGTGGTGGTTGGCGTTGCTGGCTTGGTGCTAGAGTTCACGGCATATCGTCCATTGCGTAAGGCGGATCGTCTGTCGGCCGTGGTTTCTGCATTAGGAGCGTCGCTCTTCATCGAGAACGGCATCATGATCATCTGGGGGCCCCAGCTTCGGGTATTCCCCAGTAATCTGCTGCCCGCTATGCACTGGGAGTTTGCAGGCGCGCGAATCGATCTGATCCAGGTGCTCATCATGCTCGGTTCAGCCCTATTGATGGCTTTGCTTTATTGGTTTGTTCACCACACTCGTTTTGGTACTGCCATGCGGGCCTCCGCCAGTGATCAGGATGCAGCAAGGCTAATGGGCATCAATGTGAATCGTGTGATCGCCAGTGTATTCGTGATCGGTCCGGCCATCGGTGCGATTGGTGGGCTGTTTATCGGCCTTTATTATCGGCAAGTTTATTTCACGATGGGTTGGAATTACGGACTGAGTGCGTTTATCGCCGCCATCATCGGTGGAATTGGGAACATTCCTGGAGCCATGCTTGGTGGTGTGTTGCTCGGGCTTTTCAATGCGCTTGCTGCGGGTTTCATTTCCAGTTCCTGGCAAGAGGCGATCACTTTTGCGTTGTTGATTGGCATCTTGCTGGTGCGGCCGACCGGGCTACTCGGCGAACGAGTGGCGGAAAAAGTATGA
- a CDS encoding branched-chain amino acid ABC transporter substrate-binding protein yields the protein MKLTKRQLGITVAALFFAAAPAFAAKPLLIGVQAPITGQYANEGQGIADAVKLIVKQTNAKGGLLGHQLEVKVCDDQGEAAPAAICARQLTNDGVLAVIGSYTSGAALAAQPIYARANIIQTSDGTSDELTSRGYKTFFRNAPPNSAEALFTAGYFKAMGYKRIAVLTDHSSFSTGLADAVVADSKKEGIDVLDKAFINAGSQNFTPVLTKLNALNPQVVYFSGYYTDGGLVKAQMAQLGMKAKFVGGDANQNVAFAKIAGNAAAGAVIINVPAPQDLPYPAAKEFLAEFKTAYGHEPPSIFTLTNADGLRAILYTAEKIKSVEPAKLIPALHKLDDFKGLTGTFSWNSVGERTGSPYVAFEVTPSGGYKITYPATAVAK from the coding sequence ATGAAACTCACCAAACGCCAGTTAGGCATAACGGTTGCCGCACTATTTTTTGCAGCGGCCCCAGCGTTTGCAGCCAAACCTTTGCTCATCGGTGTTCAGGCGCCGATCACGGGTCAGTACGCCAACGAAGGGCAGGGCATCGCAGACGCCGTGAAACTGATCGTCAAGCAGACCAACGCCAAAGGCGGATTGCTCGGACACCAACTCGAAGTGAAGGTGTGCGATGACCAAGGCGAGGCCGCACCAGCCGCAATTTGTGCACGTCAGTTGACCAATGACGGCGTGCTGGCGGTTATCGGCAGTTACACGAGTGGGGCAGCCCTTGCTGCGCAGCCGATTTATGCCCGTGCAAACATCATCCAGACCTCTGACGGCACCAGCGATGAACTGACCTCCAGGGGTTACAAGACTTTCTTTCGTAACGCCCCGCCCAACAGCGCCGAGGCCTTGTTCACGGCCGGCTACTTCAAAGCGATGGGATACAAGCGTATTGCTGTGCTGACGGATCATTCGAGTTTTTCAACTGGGCTCGCTGACGCTGTTGTGGCCGACTCGAAAAAGGAAGGTATTGATGTCCTCGATAAAGCGTTCATCAACGCCGGATCGCAGAATTTCACGCCCGTATTGACCAAACTGAACGCGCTCAACCCACAAGTGGTTTATTTTTCAGGGTATTACACCGATGGCGGTTTGGTGAAGGCGCAAATGGCGCAACTCGGTATGAAGGCAAAATTCGTGGGCGGGGACGCCAACCAGAATGTCGCCTTTGCAAAAATTGCGGGTAATGCTGCAGCCGGCGCAGTCATCATTAATGTGCCGGCCCCGCAAGATCTGCCCTACCCGGCAGCCAAAGAGTTTTTGGCGGAATTCAAGACCGCCTATGGCCATGAGCCGCCCAGCATTTTTACCTTGACCAACGCAGATGGCCTGCGCGCCATTTTGTACACCGCAGAAAAAATCAAGAGTGTTGAACCGGCCAAGTTGATACCGGCTCTGCATAAATTAGACGACTTCAAAGGATTGACAGGGACGTTTTCCTGGAATTCTGTAGGAGAACGGACGGGCAGCCCTTATGTGGCCTTTGAGGTGACACCGAGTGGCGGATACAAAATCACCTATCCAGCCACGGCGGTAGCTAAGTAA
- a CDS encoding CoxG family protein, translated as MDVKGKWLLPTSPQKTWEALNSPEVLKACIPGCESITDTGSGHFEIVQVLAVAGFKTRFSSTLTLEDPNPPHSYVLRFEGNAGSAGFGLGRALVALQPTADGGTQMNYQATAEVGGAIGQLGKGTVDSTAQSLAETFFSRFDQVMRGQLPVDDGAGALDRLWGMMPPWGWAISTLVLVFIVYWGLHGTW; from the coding sequence ATGGATGTCAAAGGGAAATGGCTACTGCCGACCAGCCCGCAGAAAACCTGGGAGGCGCTCAACAGCCCGGAAGTGCTCAAAGCCTGTATTCCAGGTTGCGAATCGATCACCGACACCGGTTCGGGACATTTCGAGATCGTGCAAGTGCTGGCGGTCGCCGGGTTCAAGACGCGCTTCAGCAGCACACTCACGCTGGAGGACCCCAACCCGCCGCACAGCTACGTACTGCGCTTCGAGGGCAACGCGGGGAGCGCCGGTTTTGGCCTGGGCCGCGCCCTGGTCGCGTTGCAACCCACGGCAGACGGCGGCACGCAGATGAACTACCAGGCTACCGCCGAGGTGGGCGGCGCCATCGGCCAGCTGGGCAAGGGCACGGTGGACAGCACGGCGCAGAGTCTGGCGGAAACCTTTTTCTCCCGCTTCGATCAGGTCATGCGCGGGCAACTGCCGGTGGACGACGGCGCCGGTGCCCTCGACCGACTGTGGGGCATGATGCCCCCTTGGGGGTGGGCGATATCCACCCTGGTGCTGGTTTTTATCGTGTACTGGGGGCTGCACGGCACTTGGTGA